TCCGCCTCGAAAATGTTTTCCTGCGACATGGCCATCTTGGAGGTGCTTCCGCTCTTTCCGTTGGTTCCGCTGGTTCCGTTGgctccacttcttcccttgCAGTGGTGCGCGGTTTGGTGCAACTCCGGGATGACGCTCGTGGAGCAGGTGAGGCTGTTCTTCGAGTGGACGTAGGTGCGCGGCGGGACGACGCTTTTGCACGCGAGGAAGTTTACTTCGGTCAGGTTTCCCCTCTGGTCGAACTTGTACCGTTTGGGGGCCGCGGAGGAGAGCATCtaaggggagcggcggggCGAGGCgagcgaagcgaagcggtgaggcgAAGCAGTTAGGCGGTTTCACGTTCACTCTTTCACAGTTTCGCGGTATCACAGCTCAGCATTTCGGCGGTTGCGCGAAGGGGGCAAACACGAAGGGACCGACTAGCCACCCAGCAAACAGGCAAACGGGCagttaaaaagaaacagaaaagGTAAAGTAACAGAAACGCACAAATGTTTCACGCGAAGACGATTAACACAATTAACATGTTTAACACGATTAACATGATTAGCAAAATGCCGCTTAgcagaacgaaaaaaatataaacaacgaggcagcaaaaaaaaaaaaaacaaaaaaaaaaaaaaaaaaaaacgcaggtCAGCAGAACGCACAAATTACACGCCcaggtgtgtgtgtgtgtgttgcCGTTTCTACAACTGTGGCTgcgaagatttttttttttttttttttttttgttatgcCCTATTTTGCGTACATTCGTGGAGTTGTGTGAAATAGCGCTGGGTGGaaaagcaacaaaatgggggagtagaacgaagcggaaggaaaacggaaaaaatgaaatgctaAGTGTGAAACGCGGGGGGGACGTGAAAATTGTAAAACCTCACAACGGcggggttattttttttttttttttctgaacaaaCCTTGGAGGAGTAGTGccaataaaggaaaaaaaaaaaaaaaaaaaaaaaaaactatttggCTGTTTGGCTATTTGGCTATTTGGCCGTTTGGCTGTTTGACCGTTTGGCTGTTTGACCGTTTGGCTGTTTGGATGAGCGACCGCTTTGCTTCTTGTGGAGGCCTCTAAAGGGACAGGCTTCTCGAAGGGCGAGCGCTACtgcggggggaagggggcgcgcgtgcatgtgtgtataaCACGCTAACGGGTTACCACTCCGACGAACTGACGCGGGGACCATCACGgtcaccccccccctgcgacaTACTCACCCGCGCAACAACATGTAGAGTGGCCCGATCGGTCCTCTTCACACGGAAGCAGCGCCAGTCGCTTCGACACCTCGCGGGGGGAGTTGCTAAATGGGGAATTTGGAACAATGTCtaagcggggaaaaaaaaaaaaaaaaaaaaagtcacacaaatgggggaacaaaaaagaaggcacacaaatggggaacaaaaaaggaaggcacaCAAATGGAAGAGTGCGCGGAGGGACCAACCCGTACGATGGTACACACCTCCCTCGATGGGCCGCTTCGCCAAGTTACTATACCTCGCTGTTGTCCCTGCTGGGGAGATGGAACGACAAAACTGCTAATAAGGGGGAGGGAAGTTGGCTTGAATTTCTCACACCAGGAAAGaaaatgcttaaaaaaaaaaaaaaaaaaaaaaaaaaaaaaaaaaatcacctcTTTCAGTTTCCCCTGCACAGTGTAGAAAGCTTTTTCTGCACTTGCAAATGTGTGTGGACGAAATGGGAAAGGTTCCCTACCGGTGAGCCATATGaagggaaatattttttggacGTATGGGCAGTCACGTTGAATGCATTACAAATGTTTTAGAGCATCAGTCGGCTTCCCTTCCAACGTTCAGGCACCTCCTCCCGCGTGTGCACGGACCTTTAGCAAAAGTGAGACATAAGAACGAGGGGCACGCGAACAGCGAGTGTAAGTAGGGGGCTTTGGAGGCGAATGCCCcacggttttttttttttttttttttcacgaaaGGAAGGGGTGGGACGACCATGAAGACGACCCCTCCAAGGGATGCGAACGTGTGTGCCATTTGtgtgcttcccttttttgcacttcccatttgtgtacttcccatttttgtgttgGCTTCCCCTGCGTGATTGAACAGCCAGCTGCAGCGAgctgctcttcctcctccgcaaAACGACCACAGCAAAGTcgtcaaaatggtgaaccccctttggagtttccccccccagttggtagcctcacatgtgtgcattccCTCAGAGGTGCTAGCAGCCCGCTCAGCGGTCTCATTTACTACAGACAGTAAGCAGACAGTAGGTAGCCTCCGTGGCAACCAACAAATGCACACACGTTTGCCCCTTCTGCAACGGGTCAGTGTAGCCTCACCATGATGGacctcaaaaaaaaggacaagcGAAAGCgcaaggggaggaagagggaaaacggaagaaggaaaaaagaagacgcAAAACGGACGACGCAAAACGTAGGTGCCCCGTTCGTCACCTAAAATGAACGTTTCGGATGGAAGATTCAAATGGGGTTTTTACGcggttgtaaaaaaaaaaaaaaaataaaataaaaaaaaaaataaaaatataaataaatcacGCTAAGCCATGCTAAATTATGTTACGCTACACACGCTGCGCACGGGGGAGGTTCCCCTCctctttttgcattttctttcGCCACTCTCAGAGCCAAATGGAAACAACGTACCCTTCAGAAGTACTCGTCCTTCTCCTGGTCCACAACTTCGTCGCTCTTGGGGGTGTCCCTCGGGAGCAGCGCGATGATCTGCGAAAAGagaggcaaaatggggggaccCAATATGTAGGTGTACATATGGGACACGTCATCACATGTGCAGGGTGATGAGGCAACTCCACGAGGGGCCTCTCCTTCTCTCCCTCTTACGATCAGCTGAATCCCAGCGACGGCTAATCCGACCGACACATTCGACAGGTGACTCTGCGGGGGGGTAGCGGAAcggtaaaaggaaaaaaaaagggaaataaaaatgacgcTACTTCCCCATCatagggttaaaaaaaaatgacgctgCACAACGGGGACTTACCTTCCAGtggaaattgcaaaaaaagtgGTTAAAGGTTGTGTCTTTGCAAAGGCCctgaggaggggggggagaaacaaacGGGGGTCATCACCAGCTGCGTATACACAGAAAGATGCATCCCTCCGGGAGGCCGCTCCTCCCTTAAAGCGATTAGCCCTGGGGGaaacgaaagggaagaagtgaCTTACCGGCACGAGCGACTGGGACCTGTTAAGGATGGAGTACTGAATGTACGGCGCCATGATGGTGTTCAGGCACGCTGCAAAaaggtgaggaaaaaaaagaaaaaaaaaaaatggaccaaTCAACAAGCTGTGGTGGAGATGACGCACAACGGTGCAGCAGCCCCACACGTGGGGAAAGCTCAAGTGGGTCCACTCGCTTGTCGCTCCGCTTCTCTGCCGCTCTGCCGCTCCGCCTCTCCGCCGCTCTTCCTCCCTGTGCACCGACTTGATAGGACCACCTTAATGGTGAGGACCTTCTCATACGAGCAGCTGTCGGAAAAGGCTCGGTACAAAAAGCAGTTTAGTATCTTCTCCATCGACTGTATGAGCAGGTAGTTGTTCAGTCCCCTGAAGAAGCCGTGCACTCCGTCGTACAGGTAGGTCAGTTGGACGATGTCCTTCAggtctgcggggggggcagcggTTAATTCGAGCGGTTAGTGTGAGCGGTTAATGTGGGCGGTTAACGTGAGCGGTCAATGTGATGGGTCAATGCGAGCGGTTAACTGGGTGGCCAATCTGGCACCGCTACACGCACCGCCACACTCCGCCTTACTGCTCATGAGGGAGAGGGAATTGTTCTGGAAGACGATCAACTTGGTCGAGATGTTGAGGAGGGGGTAGGACAGGATGCAGCTGAGGTACTCGTAAAAGCTGTGGTAAAAGGACAGGtggaagtatttttttttctttttcttcttgacGGAGTCGCCGTCCTCCCGGACCATTTCCATCTGCCGCACCACTTGGAGGTTGATCTCGTCCCCGATGAAGTTGCTCGCGTCTTCGCGGTTGTCATCACGGCCATCTTCGCGGCCATCTTCTCGGCCGTCTTCACATCCAGCATCGTCCTCGAATCCGTGGTCGTATCTGCGGGGCGCCTTCCCTCCGTTCTGCTGGCCCCTCCGCTGTTCTCTGCCTGCGGGAGGAAGGGGTGTTACCCGATCTGCATATGTGCGCATTTGACCAGACGTGCCAGTCGGCCAAGAACGGCTCTCTATCTTCCCTCCCTTCCACCTACTCTTTCTGCTCCGGATGGCAAAATGTATCTTTTCGAGTAGGTAATAAATGGACTTCCTGCGGGTGGAAAGGAGCGATaaaagaggtgaaaaaaaaagtgaaaaaaaaatcctatGCGGGAGTTcctttcctcttctccctcttcacccTCTTCAAACGTGCATGTTAAACGGCAAATGCCCTCCCCGAGTTTTACTTCGATATGATGTGAGCCAGCATGGGTATTAACCCCTTGTACAATCCGCCTATTCCCTCATCTTGGTAAATctgtggggggaggaggtgAACGGGTGGACGGCCAAACAGGTGAGCAACGCCATATGAACAGACAAGcataaacacacacacacacacatacgttATCGCCCCTCCCAGGGGGAgagcaaaaatggagtacCTGGTGCAGGCTGTTTAAAATGCAAATGACATACGTCTTTATGTTTAAGTTCTTGATGTTCACCAGGGGGCTATACGTGACGTTCTGATCATAATGATTCAAATACTTGTAGAGGATGCTTCTGCATTGAATCTgcgcgggggagggggagtgaggaaggggggaagaatgGCACCACGTGGAGAGGCGCACAAACTGGTCACCGCTGCGGTGCGGTCGATGCCGCTATCCCCGTCCAGCAGCAGAGCGTCGtgcactcctttttttttacattatataaaGGATACGAAATAAAATAGAAGGGAGAAAATCCTATCTCAAACTTTGGCTTCTCGTCATCTGCCAAATGGGAggggggttcctttttttgcgtcgTAGAGCGGAAGAGAGCAGAGCGGCAAAACAGCAAAACAGCAACGCAGCAACGCAGCAGTGTGTTGCGATGCGCTGCGCTGCCCTATGTtgtgccgctttttttttctctccttttgcgCGCCCAGTAGACGCAGGGGATGCCTCCCAAATTACATTTCTcaattaacattttataaaatgttatcTCAATTGGTCGTCCggtttcttccttttcgctagCTGCTGCTCAGGCATGCCACACacgggatttttttttttttttttttttttttccttcaaagtGGACAGAAAAGTATGAACAGgcaaggtgaaaaaggggaaaaaaaaaaaaaaaaaaaaaaagcaacagcAGTGGCAACAACAACGGAAGCGGTAGTAGCAGTGGTAGCGGGGGGAAAATGCTATCGTGGAATACAAGTAGTCCCCAGGGGGGCAAACGCAGGGATGTACCAAAGGGTGAGGGCACGGGAAGGAGGCGGGGCGCTACACAACGGGAATGCGAGGAAGAGAAAAGCTTAGCCGAACGCGTTCATGGTTTGTTTCCTTTCTTCTGGTGCACATGTTGAGTAGTTGTGTTTGGGGTGACGAGTAGTTTCATCAGCTTCGGCCAATGGCAGCACAAGTCGCGCAGGCAAGCTGTTCGGAagaaggaaacaaaaaaaaaaaaaaaagaaaggcaaAGGGAGAAGGGCGAGTAAGAAGGCGAGGGGATGGCAAAGCGacggcgaaaaaaaagagaaggaaaaactaAAAGGTAAAATTAGTTTGTGCTTCGCAAATGCAGTCGAATTGTACAGCCACAAATGCACATCGCGAGAGCGGCATAGCAGGGGGGGCGGGGAAAAGGCAACCCTAGCAGTCCCGTCCCGCCTCCCTTAAATGGCgggagcaaaaagaaaaaaaaaaacgccataCTGTGCTGTGCTACTCTGTAGTACGCTACGCTGAGTATGCTACACTGTGCTATCCTTCTTGCCCCGCCACCCCTGCAATTGGATACCCGCAAGCACGAGCATACTTGCAATCATTATCGCGCGCCTCCTTCCCGTAGGACCAGCGTAAAATCGGCCAATCCGCACAAGCTATATTTCCTCATGtcatggaaaaataaaacatccCTTTTGGCACAGATGAACTGAACGGGTTGGAAATTAACAGCCACGCGTTCTGCTCACTTTTTTGCAGTTTGAGGCTATATGAggctagccattttgaaagttttttttttttttttttttgtcgcctCAAGCAGTTTGCCTTTCCGCATCGCTCTCCTCCCGTGAGGGATGCCATTTCGTTTTCCCTATCATTTCCTCTGTTGCGTAGTCGACTCTTCACTTCGCTTTGTCCTTCGAGCGCCTGTTGGTCAGGGCAGTAGggcatgtacatgtaattCATTAACATGTATGTTCCCTCCCCCTAGCGGACTtgcataaaaaggggaatcaCCAAAAAGAGTGTCACCTTTCAAACGTGGAACCCCCGCGAGTGCGTCCACCCCCCGGCGGTACTCATGTGCAGGACTAACCCGGACACATAGGTCGGCCACCTACCGTCTGCCGGGAGTCGAGCACAAGATACGCCGCTTAACCGATCGGCACGCAGGTTCGGACGCCTGCCACACGAGGCGTGAAGAGGCAACCCGAGCCAGCCATGAAACGATaaaggaaaatgcaaattGTTCGCGTCCTTCTGTTTAGCCTCCTCATAGCAGCGTCGTCGCCCACGAGCAGCAGCAAGAGCCCCCACAGCAACCCCCAGAAGGAGAAGCCAACCGGGAAAAACGAGGATGGCAGCAAGGAggccccccccgcggaggaAAGCAATCATGGTAGTGACGACCAGCGGGGTGAAAacgaaggaggggaagactCGTTGGGTGAACCGTACGAGTTAGACGATGGTGCAACGGGGCCCCCCCGCGGAGGGGCTGACGAAGGTGGTGGCAGAACCGGAAGAAGTGGCGATCAAGGCGGACGCGAAAACGAGAGGGAGGGCAATTCCAATGGACGGGGCGTCTTCGGAAGCTTGCTGAGTTTCCTAAACGGAGGGAACTTTGGTGACTACGCTAGTCAGAAGCAGGTGCCGTTCCACCCGGAAGAAGGCCACGCTAAGGGTGAAGCCTCGCATGAGGAGAAACTGACTAGCCACTTTATTAACACTCTGGAGAGCAGCGAAAGGAGGCACACAGTTGGGGGCAGCATACCCTTTGGAAGGAAGAGCAAAGCGAAGCAGTGTAGTTACAGCCATGCACTATTTGGTCAActggcgaaaaagaaaacgataCTTGATAGGTCGTTGGAGGAGGAAAGCAACGTTGGGGAGAGTGCCCCTGTGGAAGGAGAGCACTCGCCATTTGGGGATGATCACCAGGGGGAGGACCCAcaaggagggggagaggcagaGGCGGAAAAGGTTGAGGAGCCCGaatgggggggagaggctGCCCAGGAAGGGGATCACTTTGGGGATGATCATGGGGATCACTTTGGGGATGATCATGGGGATCACTTTGGGGATGATCATGGGGACCTCTTTGGAGATGATCATGGGGCCCACTTTGGAAATCACTCGGGGGACCACCTTGGAGACCCCCCCGTGGAGGAGGGCGAAGGTGAGGGCACGCGCGACTTCTTCAACTTTGAGAAGGAGTTcatgaaaagggaagaggagaaggaggaggaaaaggagaagagcgGAGGAGTGGCGAGCGGAGGAGCGGCGGACGGAGGAGCGGCGGACGGAGGAGCGGAGGACGGAGGGGCGGCGGAGCAGGTTGGGGAGAGGGAAGCCAACGTGTCGAGCCATAACGGAGGCGGTGCGAAGGGAAGGGCGGGCAAGAAAAAGGGCCCAAGTGATACggagcagaaaaagaagaagcggagCTCGGCAGGAGAGGTTCACCGGGCTGCCATGAACGGTGCtagcggggttagcggcgtcgGCGGGGTTGGCGATGTCGGGGGCGGTAACCCGGGGGAGGAGACGGACGAGCCAGACGAGCTACTAATAAACAAGCCGGAGGCAATCAAGTACTTCTTCGAGGTGTTGACGGAGGTCTGCGTAATCATCAAGCTGGGGGTGGTGCACCGCTTCACCCACGTTGTGATccccataaaaaatattatagttTCGAAGACGCTACGTCAAATTGAAGTGGTCCTAAGGACCATGCTGTCTGTACATAGGCTGGGCAGCCACAAGTACAGAGACACCTACGGGCTGGGGATCATCGCGCTTCTACTCTACCTGCTAACCTACCTCATCAACAGGTGCCTctacaagggggggaagaaacgaaGAGAAGAGCATTCAGAGAGGAAGCCAGACGATGTGTACCTGGTGAATCTATTAAAAAGAATCCTCTACGTGGTGGAGAGTAGAAAGACAGGGACCAACGCAGATGAGGGAGTTCTGCACGACGTCCTCTATAACACAGAGACGTTGCTAGCCACGAGCAACAtcataaataaagaaaacaaaCAGATCTACACAGACATCATAGGTAGCATTAATAACTTGGGGATATTCACGTACGTTTCAACGCAGGCTCTGAAGAGCATCAACCAGAAGGCAGATTTGCTCATAAGTGGGTTtgcaggggggaaggctGCCAGGCCAGGGGGGGgacaggaggaggaggaagaggcctTGAATTTGGAGATGATGGATCTAGACATGGGCGGAAGCGccatggggggaagcgccatAGGGGGAACTTCCCTCGGTGGAGGGGCTCTTGGAGTTAGTTTAGGAGCTGCCTTAGGGAGAAGGGGCTTCCCCAACGGTGTGGAGGCGGTTCTGCCGAACGGCATGGAGATGAGCTTCCCCAACGGTGTGGAGACGGGCTTCCCTAACGGCGCAATTGGACACATGGTGGACGACGCCTACGACGTGGGCAAcatgcaaaataattttggagACGACCCCCTGTACGGAGAGAACAGCGTGAGGAGCAAGATGCGCTACCGCATGGTGCACCAACACAATGAGGAGTTCGAGGAGGGGGACCTCCTGGCCTACAGCAAGGGCACCGCCAGCTACGGCTTTGTTGGCGAGGGGCAGGgtgcaaacgggggaggcgACTTCCCATACGAGGGGGTGGACGCGGGGGGGAGTGCAGCTAACGTGATGAGCGGGGCCAACCCGATGAGCGCCGCTAACCCGGTGAGCGGGGCCAACTTCCCCCACTTCGGCCACCCcaaacaggggggggacTTCCTGAAGGAGGACCTAAACAGCAGAAGCAGCTTTTCGCACGTGTCCAAACCTTCCAACCAAATGAACGGAGACGAGGTGACCAATGAGGATGGCGGGAAGACGAGCCCGGGGAGATCCCGAGCAGTGGacccccctcctccccccgcgATGGCGTACATGTCGAGCGAGCACCTCCCGGAGGGGTTCGGCGGCGCGCACAGTGGGCAGCAAAGTGGGCAGCAAATCAGCACGCCGGCTGCCCCGCCAGCTTCCCCTACAGTTGCCTCTCCAGCTGGCCCACCgctgcctcctcctcccATGTTCCCCTTCGGCCACGTGCACCCCAACGGAGAGGTGCATACGAAGAAGACCTCCGCCGGGTTGAGTGCGGGCCCCCCAGAAAAGGGCACCGACTCGGGGGACGGCGCCTTCCCCGTGCACGGCAGCCTGAACATGATGGGCATCGCCCCCCCGGAGGACGCCCTCTCGAGTGCGGTGAGTATTGCCAAGGGGAGCGGAGCCGTGGGGCGCCCTCTTCCACGCGTCCGCTTTTTCGCGTGCATCTAACTTTTATAGTGAATCCGTTTTTTCCATTGCATCTAATTTTTCTAGCGAATCCGCTTTTCCTGTTGCATCTAACTTCTCGAGTTCACGTTGCCCCCCCgttgtgcctccccccccgcagaaaaAGGACGACGTGGCGAACCACGTGGCGGGCCCCCAGGCGCCCTTCTTTGAAGACCCCCCAAGTGGGGCGGCCGCCCCGCCAAAGAAGGACTCCCTCCAGAATTACGCGCCGCGTAAGGCTTGCACCCCCGTCTGCGGAGAGGCCTCCGCGGAGCAGCGCGCGTTCCGCTAGccatcgtttttttcttcaccatcGTCCTGCTGGCTAGCTTCTCCCTCGccagcttctcccccctcaccgcttctaccTCACCGCCATCCCTCTGCAGCCCCCCCCGCGTACATGCCACCAGCCCCCCAATTAATGGAAATCACGGCCAGCCGCAACCAGAAGTACCTGACGCAGAGGAAGTAAGCACCGCAGATGTGGAGCAGCTCTGCAGGGCTCGTATGAGATGCACACATGAGGagcgtgtgtgtgttttttactttattattttttttttatttttctttatttttctttattttttccctatttccccctcttagggagaggcaaaaaatcGTTGCGACGAAGTCCCCTTTTAACTGAGAAGTCTCCTTGCCGCCACACAaaggatcattttttttttttttttttttttttctttccactcTGGGCAGCCCTCTGTTAACGTTGTCGTTGCGTTATCGCTAACGCTGTCGTGAAAACGCATCTGCGGCGCTAAGAGCGCATCGCGTGTGCCAACTTTTGAAGGAACTACGACGAGGCGGACATGAGTCGGAGGCAATTGCACGTGTAGTGGCTGAGCAGAAGACTTCCTCTCCTCCTGTGCGTGTATGCCCCCCCAACTGGcatagcatttttttttttttgcatacacCCCTGTGCacttctctcttttttttttttttttcgttgctCAAGTGACCAATGCgtaactgttttttttttttttttaattttctcaaaCGGAGCTTTTTAATTTGGTAACTTGTGGATGCTCTCGAGAGGGTTCGTCGTTCGTCATTGGCCGCTTAGCCGCTcagccgcttcaccgcttcaccgcgcGGCCTAAAATGGCCCCGCCCTGCCAAACGTGAGGCACCGCACAGGCGGTGGGAAAGGCAGCGGAAAAAATGTTGCTGTGGCGAGCCGGGCGATGCTGCAGGTACGTGAGGACGATCGCCAAGTGCTCAACGAGCAGTGGCAATTCAAGCGGCAGCCCCCTCTTTGCTCTGCGGTGTAGTAGTCTCCATAGCGAATCCACGAGCGATGGGAGGGAGACAAGACCCTACTTTGACTATGACCAGGAT
Above is a genomic segment from Plasmodium vivax chromosome 2, whole genome shotgun sequence containing:
- a CDS encoding hypothetical protein, conserved (encoded by transcript PVX_081345A) yields the protein MQIVRVLLFSLLIAASSPTSSSKSPHSNPQKEKPTGKNEDGSKEAPPAEESNHGSDDQRGENEGGEDSLGEPYELDDGATGPPRGGADEGGGRTGRSGDQGGRENEREGNSNGRGVFGSLLSFLNGGNFGDYASQKQVPFHPEEGHAKGEASHEEKLTSHFINTLESSERRHTVGGSIPFGRKSKAKQCSYSHALFGQLAKKKTILDRSLEEESNVGESAPVEGEHSPFGDDHQGEDPQGGGEAEAEKVEEPEWGGEAAQEGDHFGDDHGDHFGDDHGDHFGDDHGDLFGDDHGAHFGNHSGDHLGDPPVEEGEGEGTRDFFNFEKEFMKREEEKEEEKEKSGGVASGGAADGGAADGGAEDGGAAEQVGEREANVSSHNGGGAKGRAGKKKGPSDTEQKKKKRSSAGEVHRAAMNGASGVSGVGGVGDVGGGNPGEETDEPDELLINKPEAIKYFFEVLTEVCVIIKLGVVHRFTHVVIPIKNIIVSKTLRQIEVVLRTMLSVHRLGSHKYRDTYGLGIIALLLYLLTYLINRCLYKGGKKRREEHSERKPDDVYLVNLLKRILYVVESRKTGTNADEGVLHDVLYNTETLLATSNIINKENKQIYTDIIGSINNLGIFTYVSTQALKSINQKADLLISGFAGGKAARPGGGQEEEEEALNLEMMDLDMGGSAMGGSAIGGTSLGGGALGVSLGAALGRRGFPNGVEAVLPNGMEMSFPNGVETGFPNGAIGHMVDDAYDVGNMQNNFGDDPLYGENSVRSKMRYRMVHQHNEEFEEGDLLAYSKGTASYGFVGEGQGANGGGDFPYEGVDAGGSAANVMSGANPMSAANPVSGANFPHFGHPKQGGDFLKEDLNSRSSFSHVSKPSNQMNGDEVTNEDGGKTSPGRSRAVDPPPPPAMAYMSSEHLPEGFGGAHSGQQSGQQISTPAAPPASPTVASPAGPPLPPPPMFPFGHVHPNGEVHTKKTSAGLSAGPPEKGTDSGDGAFPVHGSLNMMGIAPPEDALSSAKKDDVANHVAGPQAPFFEDPPSGAAAPPKKDSLQNYAPPPQLMEITASRNQKYLTQRK
- a CDS encoding hypothetical protein, conserved (encoded by transcript PVX_081340A), yielding MLIEKYDEKPKFEIGFSPFYFISYPLYNIQCRSILYKYLNHYDQNVTYSPLVNIKNLNIKTYVICILNSLHQIYQDEGIGGLYKGLIPMLAHIISKKSIYYLLEKIHFAIRSRKSREQRRGQQNGGKAPRRYDHGFEDDAGCEDGREDGREDGRDDNREDASNFIGDEINLQVVRQMEMVREDGDSVKKKKKKKYFHLSFYHSFYEYLSCILSYPLLNISTKLIVFQNNSLSLMSNLKDIVQLTYLYDGVHGFFRGLNNYLLIQSMEKILNCFLYRAFSDSCSYEKVLTIKVVLSTCLNTIMAPYIQYSILNRSQSLVPSHLSNVSVGLAVAGIQLIIIALLPRDTPKSDEVVDQEKDEYF